The window TTTTGAAGActttcttctctgtccaaaacaaagacacagaggatttaatttaatttaaaaggaTACAAAGTGAGCTTCCAGCAAGACCAGTGCTGTTTGTTCACTCCGTTTCCCCATTGTGAAGGATTAATTAAAGAACAAGTTAGGCTTTTTTCACATAAACAAAATTGCAAAGAGCAACACAATgcactttcttctctctccatcTCACTCCAACTACTGTTAGCACCAGCGAATTAATGAGGGGAAATGCAAAACGTGGGGAAGCTGAGCCTGTGAGGCCAAAGCCACCCTCATATAATGGCGTACTAAAGAAAGGAGAGCTTTGTTCAGTGCAACACAAGCAGGTTCCTCTTTAATGACTTCATGTGCATGCCAATCACTTGCGCCACACAATCTCAAAACGCAGCCACACCACTTTTCAGGATAGGCCAAAGTTTTAAGCAGGCAGCATGTGACTGATAGCAGCAGGTAATTCAGTCCAGCAGGTAACACCTCAGGGGATGATAACTGGGAGGTTATGCTAGAGTTTAGACGAACGGTGCCCATGGGAGATCACAGGAGCTCTGGTGGATGAGCAAAGAAGTAGTCACAAGACAAATGGGTTGTTAGTTCTACTCTCAAGAGAACAAAACAGCATCTATGAGCTAGTGGTAATTCATTGTTTTAAGCACATCACAGTTACAGTCTGTGGGTGTTTGACGGGAGCAACTTTGTTGTTGCAGGTTATTAAGATCTGTGCatggcaaaaataaaatgtgttatgAGGAGGTCTTTCAAACGAAACGGGCAAGTGTAAGTAAAGATTCGATCTTAGTGTTACGTAGACCCCAATGACATCTTGAAAACCAAATAATGAGTTACTGtattattttttcaaaatatttaatttgccaaaaaaaaaaaagctttaaattaTACATAAAAAACAGTCACTTCCCTTCCTATGCAGCTTCTGCCATCACTCTTTGAGATGCGCAACTACTGTGAACTGGAAAATCCTCAGAGAGGCTAAAActgttcagtttcattttcCAAAGTTTCAATTTCAAAGGCACTGAGTTCAAGTTAGACACAAGGAGGAGGGCCAAAGGAAGGCCACACACTGGCTCTTCTTATTGGAGAATGACAGTCAGCACTGACTAAGTCCCAGACTGTAGCGATCAAAAGAACAGCTAAAACTTAGTATGGAGCAACACTACTTTGCATATGAAGGTTTGCGATTTGGTAACTCGAACcttcaaaaatttaaaaacatttctttaaagTATTCCTAGTAAACCACAGACTGCCTCCAACAACAGCAGTGGTTAGCTCCTCTGAGGAGCTCAAATCTGAGCCCTAAGCTGCTAAATCACAGCTTCAATCTTTCAGGTGGCGTCTGCGAGACCGTTCACTGCACACCGATGTGATACAAAACTGAGGCCGGTCCTTTAGAAATAGCAGACAGAGGGGTCTGTGGGGTGTCAGATGTCAACAGGGACCAGTTGCTGGAGTCTCAGCCCGGGCTTCTTCtcatgctgcagcagctgtgtcttCTCAGACCTCACATTCCTGCAGGACAGGCCCACTTTACCCTCATCACCTGTGCTGATCTGAGGGCAGGACAAGCTCTCAGGGGCACCTCACCCACCGCAACATTAATTTAAGtcattttccttccttccttccttcattttttttaaaacaataatcATCTAACACCAAAATGAatatttgaaaatgatcataGAAATAAAAGTCAGGAGCATGCTGACAGTCTATGGACTTTTGCACAAATTGGATGATCTTCTGGTGACATCTGTCCATTTATAAAAAGGTATAAAAATTACTTAAGGTAATCAGTAAGCACAGCAGATCAACTCAACACTAACTTGCATAAAAATTAGGCTATAGTCTGTTAAGGTAAACTATAGTAACTATACTATAAAATCGATAAAACCCACTCAGGTGCATTCAAGATACACAACCATCCCTTGTAAAATCTGTCTAAAGTCAGCTCTCCATCCAcaaacacacgtacacacacagagagacacaatgCCCATGATTcagcagctttttcaccccATTAGACCTCCCTGTACAATTACAGCTGCTTTGCAGTGCATATTGCCTTCAGTGCATTATAAGCTGCTCTATCTGACCTCCACTAAATAATACATGTAAACACTTACCCCGCCCTGCCGCAGTAATAGCTCCCATTTCTGCAGGACCGTGAATACATAACACCTGATTTATGTCGCAGTGACATATTGTGTACGGTTTCATGTACGTATATCCTTATTTTTGCTGTCTCAATCTTTGCATGCATTGGTGTTCCCCTATGCTTTTTGCAAACCTTGTTTGAGCTtgtaatggataaaaaaaaacgcCCCCTGTCAATGGTTTGCAGATAAAAATGAGCCCTTTGTAATTTGTATTGTGCACTatcacaaataaaatgaaagaataaaataaatccaGCCTGCATTTATCATGTTACATGTGGTTGTTATTCTTATAAACTGTCCTTcagccagctgtagctgtgGAGTAAGCACTCTCTGTAGTGTGAAATGACATCTCAGTGAGGAGCAGCCAGAACTTTTTACAGGCTCACATCACACACAGCTCTGACAGAGACTCCTCAATGAACAAAAGCACCGACTGAgccccccaaaacacacacacaccttaagTCTGCCAACTGAAAACGATGCTGCAAATGAGTGCAGGTCATAAGAAGTTTCTTATGGACTACAACTGAATCATAGGTTCACTGGCAGCTTCCAGCCAGACGCCTATCGTCCCACAGCGGGGCAGCCCGACGCAACACAGTAGATAACTACTACTAAACATCACTCTTACCTCCAGACGTGAGCTGTAAAGTCAATTTAAAGTGGCACTTGAGTTTTCCCGTCTCTTGTCAGGCTTGACCGTGGAGCCACACACACTTGTAGGCACGCAAAAAATCACCAAGTCTCTATTTAATTCCCTGCATTCCCACTGAATTAATTTGCTTTCTTCTCACTCGCCTCACTTGCCTCCGAGCAAAGTCCTCGAAAGTCAAGTCAGTGTTGAAAACCTacgcattttttctttttcttttttatccgAGCATGTTCGCAGTATGAATCCAATTAAACGGCAGTTCTTCGCTGCTCGGTCGCTGAAAACTCCTCTCTGTCTTGCTAATCAGTGCGGCTCAGCATTGCGCGTTCACGCCGCTGATGGGAGGGGAGAAAACACGGAGGGGGAGGGGCGGAGCGAAGCAACCGGAAGTACCCTGAAACACACAGGGCAACAGTGACCACACTGCACCTCTCGGTTTCCGATAATGGATTATAAACTTTTGGGGTCATGttagagttttttaaaaaacccatAAAATGACGGAAATTCACTTGATTTTAAAATACGTGGTTCTCGCCTTATTCGCTGTAAAATGCAAAGAAAGACACTTCTCCAGTGCTTGCATGTAACGACACAGAATGTCAGTTTTTCAGTAACGCTCACGTGCCCATACCCGAATGCAAGGAGCCAATCACAAGCAAGCTTATCTCCACCCCACTGTCGCAAAATGTTACGGTATTCTCGCCGTGGTTTACGATAGTCATTGCAATGAGGGGCATCACCGCTCGTGTTTTCGTGGTACTtttaatttgaatgtgtcatttACAGGTAGGACACTAAACGGACACTGTGTATTTCAGTTTGGCAGCCCACGGTTGATGTGGCGCATGCTCAGGCTGCTGTTTAACTCAGTTTTTTGGCTTCGAGTGACGCTAAAAACTGTCGGTTAGCGAGCTCAAGCTAAAAACGCAGGCTCGCTTGAGCGGAGAGCTGCCTGCTGAAGTAAACGCATTGCAGTAATGTGATGCTCCGCAGTGGATTCCCGGCCCAGCAAAGCGCTACTGTAACATCTCTGAAAATAACCTGATCGGCCAATGCGCTAAGACGGCTCCAGTTAATGTGTCTGAGTGAGTAATAAAGCAAAGTAGCGAACAGAAAGTCAACAAGGATCCCAGAAACAGGCAGCCTGCGTTAGCTTCAGTGAAGTTTAACAGTTTGTGCGAGTTGCTTAAATGAACACAGACTGTGACTGCGTTTGAATCACTAGTTCAGGATGAGATCTGTGAAAAAAAAGCTTCATGTTTGAAACCAGTGCCAGGCTGTTCTGGCCAACTGGCATCGGAATGAAGTGAATGAAGCCTTTTGCATTCTCTAAGAAACCCAAATGACGCCTTTAAATTCGGCAGATTGCTCCCCCTCCCTGaacctgtttctgctggagctttcttcctgttaaaatttagtttttccttcccactgtcgcccagtgcttgctcaaagggtggtcgtctgattgttggggtttttctgtctataattgtagggtctttaccttacaatataaggcTCCTTGAGGTGCAgtagttgtgatttggtgctgtataaataaaacggAATTGAATTTATTCTGTGAAATTACTGCTCTGCTGAGTAGTTGATCAACAGCTGCTAAATAATATTgcctgtgacatcacagcatccTTAAGGTGGTATGTGCTGATTGAACCTATTGTAGAAACCAGCAGTACGAGACAAAGAAAAGCAGTTCTCATATTAAAGAAAACACGAGTAAATTTCTGATGAATGAATTAGCCGAGCCCTAAGCATTAAATCGTTTCTCTGTATTTTCAGACTGACACACTCTGACTGCTCTGGAGGATGGATCCTGTAGTGCTGAGCTATCATGACAGCCTGTTGCGGCGCTCTGATGTCTCTCTACTGGAAGGACCTTACTGGCTTAATGACCAAGTCATTGGTTTTGCCTTTGAGTACTTTGCTGCCGAGCGCTTTAGAGTCCTGGGGGAAGCCGTCATCTTTATCAGCCCAGAGGTCACCCAGTTCATCAAGTGTGCTTCCTGCCCTGATGAGTTGGCATTGTTTCTGGAGCCACTGGATCTTGCTTCTCGTCGCTGGGTCTTCCTAGCCGTGAACGACAACTCGAACCAGACCGCTGGAGGGTCCCACTGGAGCCTCTTGCTTTATCATCACAACTCCAACCACTTTGCCCACTATGACTCTCAAAATGGCAGCAATTCACTTCACGCACGGCGCATCGCCAGCAAGTTGGAGCCTTTCCTGGGCGCAGGGCGGAAAGCGCTGTTTGTCGAGGAGCCCTGCCCATCCCAGCAGAACAGCTATGACTGTGGCATGTATGTTATCTGTATTGCCGAGGCCTTGTGCGAGAAGGCCCGGGTGGAGGGCTCGCCACGCCTTCCTGTGCAAATGATCACCCCAGCCTACATCACCCAGAAGAGGGCCGAGTGGTCCAGACTGATCCAGAGCTTAGCTCAGAATGACCTCTGCTGCTCGCTGTCTTTCCCTTAGCACGTCGATTGCCCCGCACTGTATGCAGAAAAGCTGTCACCCCACATATCTACTGCTGGAGAATCTGAATGCACTCCCTCAATACAGTATATAACTATATATATGAAATCTATTTCTATTACAGTCTCTGTCCTACTCCATTAtcaaaaaagttaaaaacataaagcaaTGCTTCAAATATTTAATGATTTCAGAGAACTATTGGTGTCGTGTATATGCACAGAAACGAAAAGTATGTAAACAAGAACACCAGCATGCCTATAAAACAGATTTTCTCCTGTGTACATATTGAGCGAGGATGTGGAAGAGGAGGCacagacttttcttttttttttctccattttctgaGTTTGGAGCGAATGTAGAAATGTTTACACAGATTATTGCTCAGggtcattttaaatgaactgaattgaCAATAAGAATGTGCACATGAACTCTGGCTCCTACTTTTGTCACACAGTCATTGTGTTCGTCAGCTTGAACGTGCATACTTTTAGTTTTTGAGATAATTTGAAGAATTCCTGCTGTATGAGGGTGCCGACGTGCTGTGAGTGTTTATGGAACAAAGGGCAGTGTTGGGTGGTGGAATGTATCCAACTCACTGTCTGTCGAGCTAATAAATGTGACTCTTGTCACGTTTTTGTTGACACAGTGGtacaattatttattatttttaattttctttctcttgtaATTTAAGTCATTTTATGTCAGAAAAATTAACTGCACGCTGGTTTACAGGTGGTTACATCACTGAGGAAATTACATTTGCAGATGTACTGAAGCTTAAATGTGAGATTtctagatttttattttaacctccTGTGTTATTGAATGCAGAAGTGTTGCAAGCACTATCATAAAATATGGCACCCAAATGTTTATCTACTTTTGAATACCTTAAGTTTTAAATGTTCCTATTTGGGTCATTAGTTGAGTGTTCCTTGGTGATGGATGATGACATGAATCAGTATCTTAAAAAAGTGCACTAACAGCAGTAATTTAGTACTCAAAGTGGAATGAAGCATAATATTCAGGTTGTTACATTCAGCAGTTAAAGGCCCAGCTGACTAAGAAAAACTAAGCAGAAAACATAAGTGGCAAAGTATTAAGTTCACTGTattttaattggaaaaaaagtggctttaatgtgttttttctttacaatGGTAAACACGAGCTTCAGTTTCAAATCATGACGTCAGTATACGTGTAAGGAATCTCGATGAGCCAAATACTCAGACTTCAGACTGCTTTGCATGCGACAAAACAATTTTTGGCTTCCTGTGATGTCAGTGAGAGCAGATATTACTGATGACATCGCAGACAAACAGCTCTGGGTGTCAGCAAATAAGTCCCGGCCATCTGCTCtttaaaccttctgtttgtaaggggcaaccaatcagaagaatgTTAGCTTAAAGGCAGAGCACGCAAAACAGCTTGTTTTAGAGAGGGGAATTTGAGGACCTGCACCAGGGTCCAGTATAAGATGAAGAAAAGTCAGAACTGCGAATCATGCACAGCTACTTTAATCAagtaaaaatagaaaacagaagGAGCTGGAAATGAGAACAATAGTAAAGACTTTTTCACTTCACTAGCTCAAAATAAACGAAACAACTGTAATTTTTAGAGACATCAGAAAtgcccccccccctctgtccccttctggctgcttctgcctcaattttatctcacaacttagacattcacattactcacactctcataacacacaacacagactccaaattaccatcagggtgtacaacctcacccctggcgtcgttgcccacctctcaattttaaatacacgtagacattgagggctagcaggaggggctatgcgcttacctgctgctctctggcaggtagctccatgccctcctgggttttaaatgcaccttagaacacacgaGAGCCGAGAGCCCcaggcctctcggcctggggctcagtcactctggcacagctggctgccggcggagctcacggacacatcactgcaaccccccctagCAACCCCCCCtagcttctgctccgcggctgctgagtgacccctcatctgggactctcctcagctctttctgggatagtggcgcggctgcccctctgttggtcttccttggtctcttgtgttctgggggcctctggatgtctggagttttgatctcctccatacctgcttcatgccctggaggacggggcagtggccccccacaccctctagcagatcattacatgaaggaaccttttaaaaaaaaaaacaagcgcgtccatgctcacaggtgtacacacaggtgatcacacacacaaactacaccctttttggctcctacctcaaagcacactgtgcgctgtcgatcttacgtgctgcacaataatgtttaatatttagtatttactgtcatattcccatatatcattgtgatgttgtttattctattactctcgttttcttctgcttgttttcttttttctttctcaacaggtgatccagatgatcgatatatgtattttttgtctgcttattctgttggtttttgttttttgcccttttccctgtccctcttctcagctgtttttctttccctctttctttctcccctttctttcccccagtcaagtctgtcccgtattcagcaagtgaaaataaaataaacaataaaaggtgaatcaaatagaccattacggcaaggctgggatggtccatttggtaaagtaaatccgttgggcatctttcttcgcctttagacaataattgtCCCACAATATTTGCATAGACGTCCCGATGCAGGATGGGTGGGTGACTGTTGTACGCTGTCAGCTCGTATTGTAGTTGAAATTAGGAAGGCGCACAGGAAGGGCATGTACCCATTTCTTTTAGATTTCAGAAAGAGGGAGTGTGGATCAATTAAAAGATCCCTGCATTGTTCTGTTTTACATACTTCCCTCCTGACACAGCTAAAGCGAGTTTAGATTCAGGATTAAAGAGTTTCACAGCCTATACCTAGAGATGGGGTGGGACACACAAATGTGTCATTTGGATTTTAGAAAGAGGGAGTGTGTATCAATTAAAAGATCATTGTCCCGTTTTGTATTAGATCCTTTATACCGAAACAGCTAAAGCTTGTGTAAAGTCAGGATTAAATACAAGCTGGACGTGTAAGCATAGTTTCATCTGTTGGCTTTTGGAAATTTTGTAATGAAGAGTCATCACCAAGTCAGTCCGCCACATAGATTATAGTTAGGAATACTCATCGGTAACCATGTGGCAAAACAAAGGGCATTCAACTCCTCATCTGGCTGGCTGCCCTGCTCTCCTCTTAAATTCACACTGCTCAGACTGTTTTCACCCTCCTCTCCCCTTCCGTTGACATTCTGTGCGCATCTACAGCCCACAGGCATATTTCATCCGGAGTAACCAGTCAGACGAGCCATCGAGGTTTACTATTGTCCTCATAAAATGCCACAAAGCTGGGGCATTCTCCGCCCTGGCAGCACACTGCATTAGAGAGACAAAGTGCCCagggaaagaaacacacattcaTTTAGACAGATTTGCTTCTAAATGGCCAATTTGTCAAGTCCACTCCAAGAGTGTTTACAGGGAAACAGAGCTCGGCTCTCTGTCTGTTGTCATCTCCCGGTACTCTCGGCCTGCAGTAGTATGCCAGGACTATTTGTCATAGTTTCAAGGAATATGAACTTATTACATACcaaataacctaaatagaaatgGATCAATTTAAATCCTACAAAATCCAGTAACATGCTGTTTGTTCTTTTGGCAAACGACGCCCTGTTTTCTGTGGCCTAAAACAAAGCTTCTTAGTGTTTGTGGTTTTACTGTGCTGTAAATCCGCGATGGGTTTATTGATAATCTCCACTTATTCCAGGCCATATCTCACCTGCTGGACCCCGGCTTGTGCACCTGACTATGCAAAGTGAGCTAAACACATccagtaataataatagcagCAGCTGGCATTTGGAAGCACACgtgaaacactgcaaacaatACTGACAAACAGCAGTTAGACTGGCAGCACGGTAAAACTGATAAAGCAGTTATAATGAACTAGCACCAATAAAATGAAATAGCAGCTGTGAAAACGACAGTTTGTGTAAATGAGGTGCTGATAAAATTTTGGCTGGTTGCAATGGAGTCGTAAATGAAGGAAAGCAGGACCGCCTGGATCAAGGGAATAACAGGTGAGCACttcagagaaaagcagaagtaaaTGAAACACTATTACTGCAACACTGGGTATCTGTGAGTACAGTTAATATCTGTGTTACAGTTTTGGTgtgtgaaatacaaaaaaaagcatctaTGTGCTCTGACTGTGTTTGTTTATGATCTGGAAATCTGCACGTATGGAAGTGAATCACACTGCAAACTATTAATCTATAAAGTTTCAGCattttttaattacaaatgTCACAAAAAAGCATGAGAATGCATGATAGTGAAAGGCTGTGCAGTGCACTTTCTGTATGACTTCATCAGTCTCTCTCAGTGACGTGGAGGCAATCTGCTCCATTGTATTTACAGCGTGGCTTCAGTTCTTTAAGGTTTGTTAGCAtatgtttat is drawn from Oreochromis aureus strain Israel breed Guangdong linkage group 1, ZZ_aureus, whole genome shotgun sequence and contains these coding sequences:
- the senp8 gene encoding sentrin-specific protease 8; translated protein: MDPVVLSYHDSLLRRSDVSLLEGPYWLNDQVIGFAFEYFAAERFRVLGEAVIFISPEVTQFIKCASCPDELALFLEPLDLASRRWVFLAVNDNSNQTAGGSHWSLLLYHHNSNHFAHYDSQNGSNSLHARRIASKLEPFLGAGRKALFVEEPCPSQQNSYDCGMYVICIAEALCEKARVEGSPRLPVQMITPAYITQKRAEWSRLIQSLAQNDLCCSLSFP